ACAGTTGAAATGTCACCATACGATTTAACAAAAGGTCGTATCATTTGGAGAGATAAATAAAACAACGATTAACATAAAGCAGGATTCCAAGAAAGGAGCGAACGAGATGAAGGTAAGAGCATCTGTAAAACCAATTTGTGAAAAATGCCAAGTCATCAAAAGAAATGGTCAAGTTCGTATCATCTGTGAGAACAAAAAACATAAGCAACGTCAAGGTTAATAGATATTTTAAAAAAAGTGCTTGAAACCAAAGAGCAAATAGATTATAATATCTATTTGTGATGTTGTAGTTAGAATTACAGTCATGATTCACGTGGGTAAGTTGTAACTGGCTTCTTGCTCATTCAGACTGTATTCCTATATATTGAATCGGACCATAATAACCTCAATAGAGTTGCTGAGCGTTCGTGGTCGGATGTGTTGATTGAATGGAAGTTTATTCGAGTTTCACCGCCTTAGATAAACAGAAGTGATTTCAATACGAAAAACAGACTTATACACAACGATAATGAAAATGAAATATATGAACGAATCGATATGGAGGTGCAAAAGTACATGGCACGTATTGCTGGTGTAGATTTACCAAGAGAGAAACGTGTTGAGATTGGTCTTACTTATATTTATGGTATAGGACGTCCAAGTTCACTACGTATTTTAAAAGAAGCCGGAATCAATCCGGATACAAGAATTAGAGATTTGACGGATGATGAAGTAGCTAAAATCCGTGAAGTCATTGATGCAACACAACAAGTAGAAGGTGATTTACGACGTGAAATCGCTTTAAATATCAAGCGTTTGATGGAAATCGGATGTTATAGAGGTATTCGTCATCGTCGCGGACTTCCTGTAAGAGGTCAAAAAACGAAGACAAATGCTAGAACACGCAAAGGTCCTCGTAGAACTGTTGCGAACAAGAAGAAATAGGTGTAAGGAGGTTTGACCAATGGCAAAAGTAGCCAAAAGAAGCGGTAAACGACGCGTTAAAAAGCATGTTGAACGTGGGCAAGCTCATATTCAATCAACGTTTAATAATACAATTGTTACATTAACTGATACCGAAGGTAATGCATTATCATGGGCTAGTGCAGGTGGACTTGGATTTAGAGGGTCTCGTAAATCAACTCCTTATGCAGCTCAAATGGCAGCAGACACAGCAGCTAAAGCAGCTATGATTCATGGATTAAAAACTGTTGATGTAATGGTTAAAGGTCCAGGTTCAGGTCGTGAAGCTGCAATTAGAGCATTACAAGCAGCTGGTTTGGATGTTACTAGTATTAAGGATGTTACTCCGGTTCCACATAACGGATGTCGTCCACCAAAACGAAGAAGAGTCTAATCAGTAGGAGGTGTTAGAATAAATGGCAAGATATAGAGGTGCAGTATGTAGACTTTGCCGTCGAGAAGGGGATAAATTATTCCTTAAAGGCGAAAGATGCTACACAGGAAAATGTGCAATGGATCGTCGTCCATTTGCTCCAGGGCAACATGGAAGAAGAAGAAGTAAAGTATCTGAGTACGGACTACAGTTACGTGAAAAGCAAAAGGCAAAACGTATTTATGGTGTGTTAGAAACTCAATTCTATAACTACTATCTTGAAGCAGAGCGTCGTAACGGTATTGCCGGTGATAACTTACTTATCATTCTTGAGACAAGACTTGATAACGTAGTATATCGTGCAGGACTTGGACGTTCAAGAACAGAGGCTCGTCAAGTTGTACGACACAATCATATATTAGTTAATGGTAAAAAAGTAAACATTCCATCATACTTAGTTAAAGCTGGTGATGTGATTACTTTAAAAGAAAAATCCCTTAACCTTCAAAGATTTAAGGATATTATCGAAACAACAGGTTCAAGAACAGCTCCTGAATGGATGGAAGCAGATCTTGAGAATCGTTCAATCAAAATTAACGATGTTCCAACACGTGAAACAATTGACGTACCTGTTAATGAAACACTTATCGTCGAGTTATACTCTAAATAATAAGTGAACCCAAAAATCAAAGGAGGGTCCTATAAGGTGTTTGATTTTGAAAAACCAAGAATTGATATTGCTGAGATATCAGAAGATAATCGATATGGACGTTTTGTCATAGAACCTCTTGAGAGAGGCTATGGTACGACTTTAGGAAATTCGCTCAGAAGAATTATGTTGTCCTCATTACCTGGTGCTGCTGTAAGTAGTGTTAAAATTGAAGGCGTTTTGCATGAGTTTAGTACGATTCCAGGCGTTAAAGAAGACGTTACTGAAGTTATCTTAAACATTAAACATTTAGCGATTCAAAACAACAGTGACGGTAATGAACCGAAAGTGGCGTATATTGAATTTGAAGGCGAAGGTGTTGTTACCGGAGCTGATATACAAGCAGATCCTGATATTGTAATCGTGAATAAAGATTTACCGATAGCAACCTTAAGTGGGGGCCCTGACAGTAAATTATTCATGGAACTTACGATTACAAAAGGTAGAGGATATGTTGGTGCTGATAAAAATAAAACAGAAGATCAACCTATTGGTGTAATACCTGTAGACTCTATCTTTACACCTGTTGAACGTGTTAATCTAATTGTTGAGAATACACGTGTCGGACAAATCACTGACTACGATAAGTTAACATTAGAAGTATGGACGAACGGCTCTTTATCACCGGATGAAGCAGTTTCTTTGGCAGCGAAGGTTCTTAATGAACACTTGAACTTGTTCATTGATTTATCTGAAAATGCAAAGAATGCAGAAGTTATGGTTGAAAAAGAAGACGATGAAAAAGAAAAAGTTCTTGAAATGAGTATAGATGAATTGGAACTTTCAGTACGATCATATAACTGCTTAAAGCGAGCAGGTATCAATACAGTTGAAGAATTGACTAATCGTACATCAGAAGATATGATGAAAGTTCGAAATTTAGGTCGTAAATCATTAGAAGAAGTTTTACAAAAATTGAATGAGTTAGGTTTACAATTAAAACCTAACGATGAATGAAATTACAGGTAAAGGAGGTCTATAGATGGCTGGATACAGAAAGCTTGGAAGAACTTCATCTCAAAGAAAAGCATTGCTTCGTAACCAAGTAACGAATTTAATCTACAATGGTAAGATTAAAACAACGGATGCAAAAGCAAAAGAAGTTCGTAAAATTGCAGAAAAGCTTATTACATTAGCGATTAAAGAAAAAGACAATTATACAGAAGTTACAGTAACACAAAAAGTTCCAAAGAAAACGGCGGACGGAAAACGTGTTAAAGAGGTAGTTGACGGTAAAAAAGTAACTCAATTTGAAGAGATTGAGAAAACAATTAAGAAGGATAATGC
This sequence is a window from Vallitaleaceae bacterium 9-2. Protein-coding genes within it:
- the rpmJ gene encoding 50S ribosomal protein L36; its protein translation is MKVRASVKPICEKCQVIKRNGQVRIICENKKHKQRQG
- the rpsM gene encoding 30S ribosomal protein S13; amino-acid sequence: MARIAGVDLPREKRVEIGLTYIYGIGRPSSLRILKEAGINPDTRIRDLTDDEVAKIREVIDATQQVEGDLRREIALNIKRLMEIGCYRGIRHRRGLPVRGQKTKTNARTRKGPRRTVANKKK
- the rpsK gene encoding 30S ribosomal protein S11, with protein sequence MAKVAKRSGKRRVKKHVERGQAHIQSTFNNTIVTLTDTEGNALSWASAGGLGFRGSRKSTPYAAQMAADTAAKAAMIHGLKTVDVMVKGPGSGREAAIRALQAAGLDVTSIKDVTPVPHNGCRPPKRRRV
- the rpsD gene encoding 30S ribosomal protein S4: MARYRGAVCRLCRREGDKLFLKGERCYTGKCAMDRRPFAPGQHGRRRSKVSEYGLQLREKQKAKRIYGVLETQFYNYYLEAERRNGIAGDNLLIILETRLDNVVYRAGLGRSRTEARQVVRHNHILVNGKKVNIPSYLVKAGDVITLKEKSLNLQRFKDIIETTGSRTAPEWMEADLENRSIKINDVPTRETIDVPVNETLIVELYSK
- a CDS encoding DNA-directed RNA polymerase subunit alpha, with amino-acid sequence MFDFEKPRIDIAEISEDNRYGRFVIEPLERGYGTTLGNSLRRIMLSSLPGAAVSSVKIEGVLHEFSTIPGVKEDVTEVILNIKHLAIQNNSDGNEPKVAYIEFEGEGVVTGADIQADPDIVIVNKDLPIATLSGGPDSKLFMELTITKGRGYVGADKNKTEDQPIGVIPVDSIFTPVERVNLIVENTRVGQITDYDKLTLEVWTNGSLSPDEAVSLAAKVLNEHLNLFIDLSENAKNAEVMVEKEDDEKEKVLEMSIDELELSVRSYNCLKRAGINTVEELTNRTSEDMMKVRNLGRKSLEEVLQKLNELGLQLKPNDE
- a CDS encoding L17 family ribosomal protein; amino-acid sequence: MAGYRKLGRTSSQRKALLRNQVTNLIYNGKIKTTDAKAKEVRKIAEKLITLAIKEKDNYTEVTVTQKVPKKTADGKRVKEVVDGKKVTQFEEIEKTIKKDNASRLNARRTMLSILYPVTEVPETNAGRKKNTKEVSLVDKLFDDIAPKYTDRNGGYTRIIKIGPRKGDAAEEVILELV